TCACGCGCGGCGACGCTGGATTCACTTAGATCCAACAGGGTAATCGGCACGGGGCAGCCTCTCCACCCATTCCCGCAGCCGGTTGGGCGAGTCGTCGGTTCAGGTTTCTTTCAAGCTCCTCTGCTCCCTTCAATTCCTTCAAATTCATGCGGTCAAGCCTACGGGAGGTTCTGTTGCCCGTCCCGTAGCTGCGCGTTCCTTTTGTTTCTTCTCGGAGGAGATTGAGCGATCTGACGCGGATGCGATTTCGTTTTTAATTCTGGTCTGTTGCAGCCCCTTTTTTCGGGTTGGCCATGTTGGTGATCTCAACGTAGTTGTACTGTATTCAGTTCATACCAACTCTACGGGACTAGTTAGATTGTTTGCGTTTGGATGTTTTGTGCTTCATTCATAGATCGTCGTTCAGTTCGTGGGAATGAATTTCACAGGTTCAGGATTTCACACTTTTGAGTTCATTGCATCATTGCAGATAATAGACTGGGCGTGTGGATCCAAGAGGTTTGATCCCTTTAATTTGGATTGAAGTGCCAGCTTTCGGTCAGGAAGGTGATGCTGGATGATGCTGACGGACTTTGAAAGCATACCGGTTCAAAGAAGTGTTGCCTGTCACCATGAGGCTCAACGTTGGGCTCCTAGTGCCCTTGATGGCACAATACTCCGCACCCACATGGGCTACTTTAGTTGCTGGGTTCTTCATGCTGCTTGCGCTTTCGCTCTCCACGTACCTGATATTTGAGCATCTCTCAGCATACAACAATCCAGAGGTTTCTAGTTTCTACTTTTGCATCCTATCTTAATTTTTGCATAATTCGGTTTATCAGAACTATGGTAAAGCATAATTTTTACTGTTTTAGGTTCTGTTCTACTTGTACAGGAACAAAAATTTGTACTGGGTGTTATTCTCATGGTCCCTTGCTATGCAATTGAGTCAGTAAGGCCTCTAAAACACTTTATGTATGTGCTACATTACTCCATCAGCATGCCTAATGTTCTTCTTTTGCAACAGTGTATTTCTTTGATAAATCCAAGTACAAGCGTTTACTGTGGCATCCTACGTGATGGTTATGAAGCATTTGCAATGTACTGCTTTGGAAGATATATTACTGCATGTTTAGGTAAGTTATGCCTATAGGCATTGCTATTTTGAGAAAATATGTAGTTGTGTTCTTAAAAGAAAACTCGGCCTgcggggggtaagacagccccgAGGCATcgtattaagaagaagaccttctcacacaggtcgagaaaatccccgaacctcTGCTCCACCCATATACAGCGGCActgtagcccatgtgagaacgaccgcgaTCGGGGCCGGGTCTTAGACCTATGATTTGGCGTGGGATAGACGagaggatttttttaaccacaacctGAAAATTCGttcccacggggagtcgaacccaggaccaggagtgctactcagaccatctAACCAACTCGACTAGAGGCTCTTTCGCTGTAGTTGTGTTCTTAGCTGCCTGTATTTTTCCAATGGAGTTTTAATTTCAAAGAGTAGGAATGTAACATAATTTTGAACAATGCAATCTTTTTTGTCCTAAATTACTTTCTTGTATGTACCTCTGCAGCTAAACCAATCAAACCCTTACATTTTGTCTTTCTGATACAGTTCATGATATATATTGTTTGGTGCACTTGCAGTTTTCATATTTTGTTTTCTTCGATTGTATGTGTTTATTATGTCTGAACAAATGTAGGTGGGGAAGATAAAACAATAGCCTTTTTAAAGAGGGAAGGTGGCTCTGGTTCTGGGCAGTCTCTACTGCATCACACGTCCGAGAAGGGAATCATACACCATCATTTTCCTGTAAATTATGTATTGAAGCCCTGGAGACTGGGGACGCGGTTCTACCTGATTATCAAATTTGGAATCTTCCAATATGTATTTCTACAAGCCCTAGAAATTCTTCTATTGGAGAAGTAAAAAACAAGACTTAATTATGCCCTTTTTGCACCTGCAGGTGATCATAAAGACCCTCACAGCCACCTTATCTCTTCTTCTAGAATCTTTTGGTGTTTATTGTGATGGAGAATTCAATTTACGATGTGGGTAAGACAATTACTTTCTTGTTCTTTGTTTCCAAATCTGAAAATTACATCTTCCTTACATTGGTTTTTGTTTATTGCCAAACTATTTTTGTTGAATGGAATCGCCATGTCATCCTAATGATACACGGCCTGCTCCTTTTTTTCCCAAAGAAATGGAGAAGGATTTTGCTTTCTGCAAATGTTATTAGAAGAAGACAATTGACACAGTTTATAAGGGAAACCAGGCCTAACATCCATACAACTGGGGTTACGAACCCCGAACAACTTGATTCGTAGACCACACAACTATGGGGACACAAATCATCCCCACTTAATTTTGGACCTGTACAACTAGGGTACACACCTGACACGTCCTGTCCAAAGACCAAAGGCTGTTAATCCAATCTCTTGGCACCACAACTCACCTAGAAGAGCATCACTGATAATGACTTACAACTATCTCTACAAAAAAAAAACAGCCAAGCATGCCTGGAAAACCATGCTAGTCCAAAATCCAAATGTCAGGGCAACTACTCAAAGCTGCCTGTACAAAACCAAAAACTAATAAGGAAAAAGAGTGGCATCAAACTAGATGGAAAGTGCCAAGCTACAGAGCTGGAATAGCCTAGTGAAACCTTCAAGAAGGTAATGACGCCAGGGAACACTGATTCTGCCCCCAGTCCAACAACGTCCCCCAAGTGGATTTGGCCGACCCTGATGTAGCACGATGCAAAACCACCAAATGCCACAGGAGCAgaagagaggagggggaggaaggaaagggaagggaagggaagggagAAGGCACGGGGGAGGGCTGAGAGGGCCTCGCCGCCGCCCTCTCACTGCTCGCCAGGCCTTCGGCAGGAGCTCTGGCAAGCGGCAGAGGCAGTGATAGGGTTGAGGGAGGGGTGCTGGCAGGGGGATATGGGACCTGCTCGATGCGGATTAAGTGGGGTTGAGTTGTTTCTCTACTATATACTATGTCATGCTCTCATTGGAAAAAAGTTCCACATCTTATTTGATTGTTGTCCATTATGAATGAACTAATGTTGAGATAGCTATATCAGTTATCTCATCTCCTCCTTTTACATTTTGTTCTAAAACCCCAACACATATTTGTGATTCAGGTACCCTTACTTTGCTGCTGTTCTCAACTTTAGTCAATATTGGGCCCTGTACTGTCTAGTAGCATGGTATACAGCCACCAAGGACGAATTGGCTCCTATAAAGCCTCTGGCTAAGTTTCTTTCTTTCAAATCGATAGTGTTCTTGACTTGGTGGCAAGGTGTGGTGATTGCAATAATGTATGCTTTGGGCCTTCTTAGAAGCCCTTTAGCCCAGAGCTTGGAGTTAAAATCAAGCATTCAAGATTTCATTATTTGCATAGAGGTATTCATCCTTCCAGGGTGTTTTTAACTTTTTATTCTCTATCTTTGCCTTTGCTTAAAAATCATTTCATTCATGTTATGTGGCTAGTTATAGATACCTGATAGCACCATGGCTTCCTCCAGGACAGATGGGCATTGCTTCAGTTGTTCACCTCTATGTGTTCCCAGCCAAGCCCTATGCACTCTTAACTAATCAGTCACACGGAAACATTTCTGTACTTGGGGACTATGTATCCTCTGAGCCCGTGGACCCTTTTGAAATAAAGGAAAGCAACCGGCCTACCAAAATGAAGCTTCCACAGTTGGAACCAGATGAGAGAAGCGTGACAAACATAAAAGAAAGTGTTCGGGACTTTGTTGTCGGCAGTGGTGAATATGTGAGTGCTGGGACCAAATCTTCTTTCTGAGTATTTGCGACAAATTTACTCTCTTTATACGTTATTGTAGGTTGAGTTTTGAATTTTTTGAACCAGTAGAATAAATCTTATTAACTTGACAGTCAAATATGTTCTCTTGTATTATTACTTTATGGGTTGTGTGGGTTTGCAGAATATGTTTGTGAGCATAATTTCCATGTGTTTGTTTTGTTTTCTTCCCTCTAAATTAGGTGATCAAAGATTTTAAGTTCACTGTTAACCAAGCAGTGCGACCAGTGGAGAAGCGCATTGATAAATTGATGAAAAAGAATGATAAGAGTAAGAAAAGCCAGGACGACAACTGGGTGAGTGCAGCAACACCAGAGAGGCCTGTTCGTGGGATTGATGATCCATTATTAAGCGGAAGCGCAAGTGACAGTGGTGTCACAAAGGGCAGAAAATATCGCAGAGTTGTGAGCTCAGTTACTGCTGTGGACAGCTGGGGAGGTGGTGATCAAGCTTCTGACGGATATGAGATCAGGGGTCGCCGCTGGGCTGTAAAAAGCTAACGATTTACATAGCGAGATGGTAAATTCGAACCATATCGCGTGGGGGGAAAAGGACTTTTAGGTTTGCAACTGTTTCTGCGATACTGGCCATTTAGGAGCCTTCGCAAGTTCAGATTGTCTTTGTATAGGTACTTAGGTAGCTGATAATGATATGTAACCTTTTTGCGTAGATTGtttaattttcttttctttttcttggtcGAGTCGTACTGACATTTGGTATTGCAAAATTTGAAAGTACAATAGTTTTTTTCATTCTTTGGAAATGGAAACAGAGTTCAGCGAGTGTGTCCATTTGGACGGATTTGTATAGTTTCGTTACACGCTTACATGCATCTTTGATCTGAAAAACTGTCCTCGGCATAACTGAGAACTGACGTTACATTTTATTTCTGATCGAGGAATATTCTCTTCAATACGAATCCAGAACCATGGATCGGGCGGTGGACGTGGCCACGTCGCCCGCTACGAAGAAGTGCCATCCCATTATGAGTCAAACCGGTCTCGGTTGGGTTTCTTTGCAGACACAAAACTCTAGAACTTCTCACTCGTTGACCCATGCTCCCTCCCAGTTGAGCCCTTGTTGgagtgtttttttttttttggagtTTAGGAATATAAGACTGCATTCGAGACAAGTTGCTCCGAGGATATATGGAACTAGCCCCTTGCTCTAAAACTGAAATAAGATTACATCTGCGAGATGAGGCCAAGAAGTACTTGTATGGTCTAAAGGTATCACCATATTCATGTGCCTTTTATTTGTGTTAAGGCTAGTTTGAGAACACCATTATTTCTAAGTGATTCCTATTTTTCCAAGAAAAAATGAACTATTTTTTTAGAAATTGTAAATCCCTTGAAAAAAATAGGCTTCTTAAACTAGCCTTTAATTGGCTTCTGGTGCAAATATATGATGGGCACCAAGATTGTTGTAGCTGCTATCTATTTTTTTTACCTTGGAGTCCAACCGTGTTACCTGAAATTAGCAACTTTTATTAGACTTGCACATGACATCAACAGTGCTAACATGGAAATTGTAATCAGATCGTTTCAGAAGTCACGTGGTCATTTGTTTCATTTTTTACAGAAATGGCAGATCGCTTAGCAACCGTTCCTGGCAATATATTCCATTTCCACTTGAGTGTATGCATTAATCATGGGATAATTTTCGTGTTACTGTGTGGGAGCAAGTGAAATATATGTGGTGTTTTGTGCATCTATTGTTACAAGTGTTTAATTTGAATTCTCTTGTGTGTGGGATTTGGTGAAGAAGTCCTCTGAAATCATCAACTTCTCTATTTATTTGTTGTCAACGAAGGAGGTTGATGAAAGGAGGAACAGACAGAAAAAGGTGAAGAGAACAAAGGAGATGGAGATGGAGACGGAGACTATTTCTGAATGGTGTGAAGATTGTATGACTTCTCAGTCCAAAGAAGGTTACTCATGAAGGATACTTAAATTTTACCAGTCACTAGCTAAGGTAAAATATTGTACCAATGAATTAGTAGGTTGAAACAGTTTTCCCTAAATATAACTAGTGTACCCTCCTGTTAAACATATGTAGGCTCCAAAGGAGAGGATTGCAGTACTCGATGTGTTGTCCCCTATGTGATCAGGAGCAAGAAATAGCCCAGTCTCTTCTCTGCGCCTGTAGTTTTGCTAGACAATTTTGACATCATATTTTGTCGCTCACAGAGCTAGGTGATCTCACTCCTGAAAATGATGAAAACCCTTTGCTGTGTGGTAGGGAAAGACTCTTAAAAAAGTGCACAGAAACATGAGGAAAGACTTCAATAACGTCATAATTCTTAGGGCTTGGTGCATATAGCTTATTCGTAACAAGGCTGTTTTTTATGGAGTGAATATTTTCATTAGCTCGGTTAAAAGGCTGTTTTTAGATGAATTGATCAGTTGGGAAGTTGGGATAGGCAGGAGCTAAGCATCTTGACACTCTGGTGCTAATTATCGCCTTAAAT
This portion of the Zea mays cultivar B73 chromosome 2, Zm-B73-REFERENCE-NAM-5.0, whole genome shotgun sequence genome encodes:
- the LOC100279193 gene encoding protein LAZ1 isoform X1 translates to MRLNVGLLVPLMAQYSAPTWATLVAGFFMLLALSLSTYLIFEHLSAYNNPEEQKFVLGVILMVPCYAIESVRPLKHFMYVLHYSISMPNVLLLQQCISLINPSTSVYCGILRDGYEAFAMYCFGRYITACLGGEDKTIAFLKREGGSGSGQSLLHHTSEKGIIHHHFPVNYVLKPWRLGTRFYLIIKFGIFQYVIIKTLTATLSLLLESFGVYCDGEFNLRCGYPYFAAVLNFSQYWALYCLVAWYTATKDELAPIKPLAKFLSFKSIVFLTWWQGVVIAIMYALGLLRSPLAQSLELKSSIQDFIICIEMGIASVVHLYVFPAKPYALLTNQSHGNISVLGDYVSSEPVDPFEIKESNRPTKMKLPQLEPDERSVTNIKESVRDFVVGSGEYVIKDFKFTVNQAVRPVEKRIDKLMKKNDKSKKSQDDNWVSAATPERPVRGIDDPLLSGSASDSGVTKGRKYRRVVSSVTAVDSWGGGDQASDGYEIRGRRWAVKS
- the LOC100279193 gene encoding Protein LAZ1 (The RefSeq protein has 2 substitutions compared to this genomic sequence); amino-acid sequence: MRLNVGLLVPLMAQYSAPTWATLVAGFFMLLALSLSTYLIFEHLSAYNNPEEQKFVLGVILMVPCYAIESCISLINPSTSVYCGILRDGYEAFAMYCFGRYITACLGGEDKTIAFLKREGGSGSGQSLLHHTSEKGIIHHHFPVNYVLKPWRLGTRFYLIIKLGIFQYVIIKTLTATLSLLLESFGVYCDGEFNLRCGYPYFAAVLNFSQYWALYCLVAWYTATKDELAPIKPLAKFLSFKSIVFLTWWQGVVIAIMYALGLLRSPLAQSLELKSSIQDFIICIEMGIASVVHLYVFPAKPYALLTNQSHGNISVLGDYVSSEPVDPFEIKESNRPTKMKLPQLEPDERSVTNIKESVRDFVVGSGEYVIKDFKFTVNQAVRPVEKRIDKLMKKNDKSKKSQDDNWGSAATPERPVRGIDDPLLSGSASDSGVTKGRKYRRVVSSVTAVDSWGGGDQASDGYEIRGRRWAVKS
- the LOC100279193 gene encoding protein LAZ1 isoform X2 encodes the protein MVPCYAIESCISLINPSTSVYCGILRDGYEAFAMYCFGRYITACLGGEDKTIAFLKREGGSGSGQSLLHHTSEKGIIHHHFPVNYVLKPWRLGTRFYLIIKFGIFQYVIIKTLTATLSLLLESFGVYCDGEFNLRCGYPYFAAVLNFSQYWALYCLVAWYTATKDELAPIKPLAKFLSFKSIVFLTWWQGVVIAIMYALGLLRSPLAQSLELKSSIQDFIICIEMGIASVVHLYVFPAKPYALLTNQSHGNISVLGDYVSSEPVDPFEIKESNRPTKMKLPQLEPDERSVTNIKESVRDFVVGSGEYVIKDFKFTVNQAVRPVEKRIDKLMKKNDKSKKSQDDNWVSAATPERPVRGIDDPLLSGSASDSGVTKGRKYRRVVSSVTAVDSWGGGDQASDGYEIRGRRWAVKS